The proteins below come from a single Trueperaceae bacterium genomic window:
- a CDS encoding poly-gamma-glutamate hydrolase family protein, with amino-acid sequence MAPPYSSFEDLAAEQVEGVDYTRTAVVPAGAFLSAIAIHGGGIEPGTGELARHVAGDRMAFYEFAGIKASGNSDLHITSTLFDEPLCLDLQAKVYRTISFHGYTGTTGLAETQIGGLDGRLRELIRTALTNAGFTVVDAVSEVAGADPDNIANRNRSGAGVQLELSRALRESFFPGGDLSAANRASGVRTQAFYDYANAVLSAVSVALAYDGTLSRVQLNTVAPGLFDDFARDNYTAPQNLNTSFEVNTAGWFATGGTLTRSTAQAHDGVASALLTPDGASVEAKAFNGLITVTASRTFRASAWVRCAVSRNVVIGIDWHQPESGGSAYISSSLQSVAVTANTWTRIEVVGTAPANAGRARITVSMTGSPPASHLLHIDEAELRQLIPGWGTSTSGHAYLHVGGTDTDYQVIGGVGQHILPAINVSRWSLAAVSALDCDVTAVVSTGALAVGGSQFLAVGGRLSDDATTGYLARLDFNTSQEVVLTLRKRVSGTETFLVQDITELTHQAGQQYAVRLQVVGQTLRGKCWLASGPEPPDWNLQTTDPDIDQPGRIGCRSILSVNNANTLPFTTTWHEIITRGVALVERSANGVTWTTVRGGADLDGAAGASIELDDYEFTDSVANHYRVRVVEADSGATLFVDGDQITPQLDTVWLKSLARPFLNRPVTVTDWSDVTRSSRSGVFPIVGRSRPVVVTDLHGPRQWTLDVVAHTEADAENLDFLISTGEVQFIHVPAGSRIPGGYVALGDTAERRPQPRSQRRIFSLALTECAPPGPDVVPAVGTWTTVMNTFETWADVLAAFETWGDLMQLVGSPEDVIVP; translated from the coding sequence ATGGCGCCCCCGTACAGCAGTTTCGAGGACCTGGCCGCCGAGCAGGTCGAGGGCGTGGACTACACCCGCACGGCGGTGGTTCCCGCCGGCGCGTTCCTGTCCGCCATCGCCATCCACGGCGGCGGTATCGAGCCAGGCACCGGAGAGCTCGCCCGGCACGTCGCCGGCGACCGGATGGCGTTCTACGAGTTCGCCGGCATCAAGGCGTCGGGGAACTCGGACCTGCACATCACGTCGACCCTGTTTGATGAGCCGCTGTGCCTGGACCTGCAGGCCAAGGTGTACCGCACCATCTCGTTTCACGGATACACCGGCACCACCGGGCTCGCGGAAACCCAGATCGGCGGGCTCGACGGGCGGCTGCGCGAGTTGATCCGCACAGCGTTGACCAACGCCGGGTTCACTGTGGTCGATGCTGTCTCGGAGGTCGCCGGCGCCGATCCCGACAACATCGCCAACCGGAACCGCTCGGGTGCCGGCGTGCAGCTGGAGCTTTCCCGCGCGCTGCGTGAGTCGTTCTTCCCGGGCGGGGACCTGTCGGCGGCCAACCGGGCGAGCGGGGTGCGCACCCAGGCGTTCTACGACTACGCCAACGCCGTGCTCAGCGCCGTGTCGGTGGCGCTGGCGTACGACGGCACCCTGTCGCGGGTTCAGCTGAACACCGTGGCGCCAGGGCTGTTCGATGACTTCGCGCGGGACAACTACACGGCGCCGCAGAACCTGAACACCAGTTTCGAGGTCAACACCGCGGGCTGGTTCGCCACGGGCGGGACCTTGACCCGCTCCACCGCCCAGGCTCACGACGGGGTGGCGTCCGCCCTGCTGACGCCGGACGGGGCATCCGTCGAGGCGAAGGCGTTCAACGGGCTGATCACGGTGACCGCCTCGCGGACCTTCCGGGCGAGCGCGTGGGTGCGCTGCGCGGTGTCTCGGAACGTCGTTATCGGCATCGACTGGCACCAGCCCGAGTCCGGCGGTAGTGCGTACATCTCGTCTTCGCTGCAGTCGGTGGCGGTGACCGCGAACACGTGGACGCGCATTGAAGTGGTCGGCACCGCCCCGGCCAACGCCGGGCGGGCACGGATAACCGTGTCGATGACCGGCAGCCCGCCAGCCTCGCACCTGCTGCACATCGATGAGGCCGAGCTACGTCAGCTAATCCCCGGCTGGGGCACGTCGACCAGCGGCCACGCGTACCTGCACGTCGGCGGGACGGACACCGATTACCAGGTCATCGGCGGGGTGGGGCAACACATCCTGCCCGCCATCAACGTGTCCCGGTGGTCGCTGGCCGCCGTGAGCGCGCTCGATTGCGACGTGACCGCCGTTGTCTCCACCGGCGCGCTGGCGGTCGGGGGGTCACAGTTTCTGGCGGTCGGCGGCCGGCTGTCGGACGACGCCACGACCGGCTACCTCGCCCGCCTGGACTTCAACACCTCGCAGGAAGTGGTGCTGACCCTGCGTAAGCGGGTGTCGGGCACCGAAACGTTCCTCGTGCAGGACATCACCGAGCTGACGCACCAGGCCGGGCAGCAGTACGCGGTGCGGCTGCAGGTGGTCGGCCAGACCCTGCGCGGCAAGTGCTGGCTGGCATCCGGGCCGGAGCCGCCCGACTGGAACCTGCAGACCACCGATCCCGACATCGACCAGCCCGGCCGGATCGGGTGCCGCTCCATCCTGTCGGTCAACAACGCCAACACGCTGCCGTTCACGACGACGTGGCACGAGATCATCACCCGGGGGGTGGCCCTGGTCGAGCGGTCGGCCAACGGGGTTACCTGGACGACGGTGCGCGGCGGGGCGGACCTCGACGGGGCGGCCGGGGCGAGCATCGAGCTGGACGACTACGAATTCACCGACTCGGTGGCCAACCACTACCGGGTGCGGGTGGTCGAGGCGGACAGCGGGGCGACGTTGTTTGTCGACGGCGACCAGATCACGCCGCAGCTGGACACCGTATGGCTCAAGAGCTTGGCCAGGCCGTTCTTGAACCGCCCGGTGACGGTCACCGACTGGTCGGACGTGACCCGCTCCAGCCGCTCGGGCGTGTTCCCCATCGTCGGGCGCAGCCGCCCGGTCGTGGTCACCGATCTGCACGGTCCCCGGCAGTGGACCCTCGACGTGGTGGCGCACACCGAGGCCGACGCCGAGAACCTGGACTTCCTGATCTCCACCGGTGAAGTCCAGTTCATCCACGTGCCCGCGGGCTCGCGCATCCCCGGCGGTTACGTGGCGCTCGGCGACACAGCCGAACGCCGGCCGCAGCCGCGCAGCCAGCGGCGCATCTTCTCCCTGGCGCTGACCGAGTGCGCCCCGCCCGGGCCCGACGTGGTGCCGGCCGTGGGCACGTGGACGACGGTCATGAACACGTTCGAGACCTGGGCCGATGTCTTGGCCGCGTTCGAGACCTGGGGCGACCTGATGCAGCTGGTCGGCTCGCCCGAGGATGTGATCGTGCCATGA
- a CDS encoding DUF5047 domain-containing protein translates to MRPVSARFLRAVRDSHPMNARARVVAPGQIGTDPDGVEIGIHDGAVELNATADVRATLELTTPGRGMWPDRRNPLLAPYGNEVFVERGVQFGGGVVEWCSLGYFRIDTPSQEEVPDGLITLACSDRMSTIVDSDLTQPRQYTSAMTFGAVVADLIGDVYPWAQIEWDDATETQPIGRDILVEEKRYEALKDLATSVGKIMYFDHRGVLVIRTAPDPTQPVWDITHGEDGVLVQASRELTRVGVKNGWVVTGETADTDNAVHVVVVDNDPASPTYWHGSFGKVPGRHSSPLITDPGRAFAAGRQLLRQSIGLPYTVSFGAVPNPALEPWDPIRVSYSDTHGREYHVIEQLSIPLTAGETMTGRTRQQSLVIVGGAT, encoded by the coding sequence ATGAGGCCGGTCAGCGCTCGGTTCCTGCGCGCGGTGCGCGACTCGCACCCGATGAACGCTCGGGCGCGCGTCGTGGCGCCCGGCCAGATCGGCACCGACCCCGACGGCGTGGAGATCGGCATTCACGATGGCGCTGTCGAGCTGAACGCCACGGCCGATGTGCGCGCCACCCTGGAGCTGACCACACCCGGGCGGGGCATGTGGCCGGACCGGCGTAACCCGCTGCTGGCGCCGTACGGCAACGAGGTCTTCGTGGAGCGCGGCGTGCAGTTCGGTGGCGGCGTCGTGGAGTGGTGCAGCCTCGGATACTTCCGCATCGACACCCCGTCCCAGGAGGAGGTGCCCGACGGGCTGATCACGCTCGCGTGCTCGGACCGGATGTCCACCATCGTGGACTCCGACCTGACCCAGCCGCGCCAGTACACCTCGGCCATGACGTTCGGCGCGGTGGTCGCCGATCTGATCGGCGACGTGTACCCGTGGGCGCAGATCGAGTGGGACGACGCCACCGAGACCCAGCCGATCGGCCGGGACATCCTGGTTGAGGAGAAGCGCTACGAGGCGTTGAAAGATCTCGCCACCAGTGTCGGCAAGATCATGTATTTCGATCACCGCGGGGTGCTGGTCATCCGCACCGCACCGGACCCCACACAGCCCGTCTGGGACATCACGCACGGCGAAGACGGCGTACTTGTCCAGGCGAGCCGGGAACTCACCAGGGTGGGCGTGAAGAACGGCTGGGTGGTCACCGGCGAGACCGCCGACACCGACAACGCGGTGCACGTGGTCGTGGTCGACAACGACCCCGCCAGCCCGACCTACTGGCACGGCTCGTTCGGCAAGGTGCCCGGTAGGCACTCCTCCCCGCTGATCACCGATCCCGGGCGAGCGTTCGCGGCTGGCCGCCAGTTGCTGCGCCAATCGATCGGCCTGCCCTACACCGTGTCTTTCGGCGCAGTGCCCAACCCTGCGCTGGAGCCCTGGGACCCGATCCGCGTGTCCTACTCCGACACGCACGGGCGGGAATACCACGTCATCGAGCAGCTTTCGATACCGCTGACGGCCGGCGAAACCATGACAGGCCGGACCCGTCAGCAATCACTCGTGATCGTGGGGGGTGCGACGTGA
- a CDS encoding peptidoglycan recognition family protein has protein sequence MTTIISRAAAKLPPVPSSIGRRSITSWAGITVHHTGGAFSSWKAVHDWQTKGRPPADRLVYIGYSFGIAHGQVTELRGWDYHPAGDHENSRLQVVFGGNYTNGLPPSADLEAFAWFVGEARRRTGKALQLVPHSAVWPPGHRYATACPGAPLRGWLAAFAGLEEVDMADLANIEIMVGDTLRLLEKGERGRGRAETHMGGIPLAWIVRVIGEIQNKLNALSEQVQAISPTAPVPGSPLDPAALRAALVQALQDPAVMAKLATAVADETHRRMAG, from the coding sequence ATGACCACGATCATCAGCCGTGCGGCGGCGAAACTACCCCCGGTGCCGTCGAGCATCGGGCGGCGCAGCATCACGTCTTGGGCCGGTATCACCGTCCATCACACCGGCGGCGCGTTCAGCTCGTGGAAGGCCGTGCACGACTGGCAGACCAAGGGACGCCCGCCCGCTGACCGGCTGGTCTACATCGGCTACTCGTTCGGTATCGCCCACGGCCAGGTCACCGAGCTGCGCGGCTGGGACTACCACCCGGCCGGGGATCACGAGAACAGCCGGCTGCAGGTGGTCTTCGGCGGCAACTACACCAACGGGCTGCCGCCGTCGGCCGACCTGGAGGCGTTCGCCTGGTTCGTCGGTGAGGCACGCCGGCGCACCGGCAAGGCGCTACAGCTGGTGCCGCACAGCGCCGTCTGGCCGCCCGGTCACCGCTACGCGACCGCCTGCCCCGGCGCGCCGCTGCGCGGTTGGCTGGCGGCATTCGCTGGATTGGAGGAAGTGGATATGGCGGATCTGGCCAATATCGAGATCATGGTGGGCGACACTCTGCGCCTGCTGGAGAAGGGCGAGCGGGGCAGAGGTCGGGCCGAGACGCACATGGGTGGGATTCCACTCGCGTGGATCGTGCGCGTGATCGGCGAGATTCAGAACAAGCTCAACGCGCTGTCCGAGCAGGTCCAGGCGATCTCACCGACCGCGCCCGTGCCGGGCAGCCCGCTCGACCCTGCCGCGCTGCGGGCGGCGCTGGTCCAGGCCCTGCAGGACCCGGCCGTCATGGCGAAGCTGGCGACGGCCGTCGCTGACGAGACCCACCGGCGCATGGCGGGTTAG